The Melospiza melodia melodia isolate bMelMel2 chromosome 7, bMelMel2.pri, whole genome shotgun sequence genome has a segment encoding these proteins:
- the SGTA gene encoding small glutamine-rich tetratricopeptide repeat-containing protein alpha isoform X1, producing the protein MRSAGARPAQDFFGKPGAVEPSMADQKRLAFSIIQFLHTQLQNGSMSPDAQESLEVAIQCLETAFGVSMEDQSLAVSQTLPEIFEAVAGKELEHSRTNSEPVTPSEDDVAEAERLKTEGNDQMKAENFEAAVSFYGKAIELNPANAVYFCNRAAAYSKLGNYAGAVRDCERAIGIDPSYSKAYGRMGLALSSLNKHTEAVVYYKKALELDPDNETYKSNLKIAEQKMKETPSPTSGPGGFDLAGLLNNPGFMSMASNLMNNPQVQQLMSGMISGGHNAMGATGSSPSTNDLASLIQAGQQFAQQMQQQNPELIEQLRSQIRSRTPSASNEEQQE; encoded by the exons ATGCGCAGTGCGGGAGCGCGCCCGGCCCAG GATTTTTTTGGGAAGCCAGGAGCGGTGGAGCCCAGCATGGCAGACCAGAAGCGTCTGGCCTTCTCCATCATCCAGTTCCTGCACACCCAGCTCCAGAACGGGAGCATGTCCCCAGATGCTCAGGAGAGTTTGGAAG TGGCCATCCAGTGCCTGGAAACAGCATTTGGGGTCTCCATGGAAGACCAAAGCCTGGCTGTGTCCCAGACCCTCCCCGAAATATTTGAAGCCGTGGCAGGGAAG gagctggaacactCCAGGACGAACTCGGAGCCCGTCACCCCCTCAGAAGATGACGTGGCTGAAGCTGAAAGACTCAAGACTGAAG GAAATGACCAAATGAAGGCAGAAAACTTCGAGGCTGCCGTgtctttttatggaaaagccaTCGAGTTAAACCCAGCCAACGCCGTTTATTTCTGCAACAG AGCTGCTGCCTACAGCAAGCTGGGGAATTACGCGGGAGCCGTGCGGGACTGCGAGCGAGCCATCGGCATCGACCCCAGCTACAGCAAAGCCTACGGCAGGATGGG cttggCCCTGTCCAGCTTAAACAAACACACAGAAGCCGTTGTTTACTACAAAAAAGCTCTGGAGTTGGATCCGGACAATGAAACGTACAAATCCAACCTCAAAATAGCTGAACAGAAAATGAAGGAGACTCCCAGTCCA ACCAGCGGCCCCGGAGGCTTTGACTTGGCCGGATTGCTGAACAACCCCGGCTTCATGAGCATG GCCTCAAACCTCATGAACAACCCCCAAGTACAACAGCT aaTGTCGGGGATGATCTCGGGAGGCCACAACGCCATGGGAGCGACCGGGAGCAGCCCCTCCACCAACGACCTGGCCAGCCTGATCCAGGC gggccaGCAGTTTGCCCAGCAgatgcagcagcagaaccctgagCTCATTGAGCAGCTGCGCAGCCAAATCCGCAGCCGGACCCCGAGCGCCAGCAACGAGGAGCAGCAGGAGTGA
- the SGTA gene encoding small glutamine-rich tetratricopeptide repeat-containing protein alpha isoform X2: protein MADQKRLAFSIIQFLHTQLQNGSMSPDAQESLEVAIQCLETAFGVSMEDQSLAVSQTLPEIFEAVAGKELEHSRTNSEPVTPSEDDVAEAERLKTEGNDQMKAENFEAAVSFYGKAIELNPANAVYFCNRAAAYSKLGNYAGAVRDCERAIGIDPSYSKAYGRMGLALSSLNKHTEAVVYYKKALELDPDNETYKSNLKIAEQKMKETPSPTSGPGGFDLAGLLNNPGFMSMASNLMNNPQVQQLMSGMISGGHNAMGATGSSPSTNDLASLIQAGQQFAQQMQQQNPELIEQLRSQIRSRTPSASNEEQQE, encoded by the exons ATGGCAGACCAGAAGCGTCTGGCCTTCTCCATCATCCAGTTCCTGCACACCCAGCTCCAGAACGGGAGCATGTCCCCAGATGCTCAGGAGAGTTTGGAAG TGGCCATCCAGTGCCTGGAAACAGCATTTGGGGTCTCCATGGAAGACCAAAGCCTGGCTGTGTCCCAGACCCTCCCCGAAATATTTGAAGCCGTGGCAGGGAAG gagctggaacactCCAGGACGAACTCGGAGCCCGTCACCCCCTCAGAAGATGACGTGGCTGAAGCTGAAAGACTCAAGACTGAAG GAAATGACCAAATGAAGGCAGAAAACTTCGAGGCTGCCGTgtctttttatggaaaagccaTCGAGTTAAACCCAGCCAACGCCGTTTATTTCTGCAACAG AGCTGCTGCCTACAGCAAGCTGGGGAATTACGCGGGAGCCGTGCGGGACTGCGAGCGAGCCATCGGCATCGACCCCAGCTACAGCAAAGCCTACGGCAGGATGGG cttggCCCTGTCCAGCTTAAACAAACACACAGAAGCCGTTGTTTACTACAAAAAAGCTCTGGAGTTGGATCCGGACAATGAAACGTACAAATCCAACCTCAAAATAGCTGAACAGAAAATGAAGGAGACTCCCAGTCCA ACCAGCGGCCCCGGAGGCTTTGACTTGGCCGGATTGCTGAACAACCCCGGCTTCATGAGCATG GCCTCAAACCTCATGAACAACCCCCAAGTACAACAGCT aaTGTCGGGGATGATCTCGGGAGGCCACAACGCCATGGGAGCGACCGGGAGCAGCCCCTCCACCAACGACCTGGCCAGCCTGATCCAGGC gggccaGCAGTTTGCCCAGCAgatgcagcagcagaaccctgagCTCATTGAGCAGCTGCGCAGCCAAATCCGCAGCCGGACCCCGAGCGCCAGCAACGAGGAGCAGCAGGAGTGA